The following is a genomic window from Malus sylvestris chromosome 7, drMalSylv7.2, whole genome shotgun sequence.
GAGAGGAACATAGCAAAAAAATAAGGGAGCCGCAGATCCACATGGAAGGAGGATCGGAGAGCATCAAGAGATAACCTTCTTGTAAAAAAAGGTAGtctctttctttgattcttcatggataatttcttatgtattcaaataattatgtgtaactaatttcttttcgCTAGAGTGAAGCCATGAGCCGCAACATGATTACGCAGATTTCtctttcaattgcttaagtgttgttacatgcttgctttgatattttcaatctctaaattaaactatctatgtgtcttgatgattgatcaccattaggatgcttagaaaagtcattggatgcaattttgaacgaatgtcacgttaaaattggttatgcttcttgtgattgaggattgtaatttctcctaaggtaaatatcatacTCTTAGGGATTACATGGTTTAACAAAGGGATTTTCatcaagattaatgaatcattatgtttatatttaatccaaatgtcatggataaattgcatgtagtggtatgcgttttaacttgaatgtcacaagtaaaacatacacaaggaaaaCCCAACCTTCAAAGTATATGTGTTTTCGATTACTTAAGCAATTGGAAGAGCTacgtaggagtgttgttggtaaaggttgaactctagcatattgtcaatctatttttcttcaatcatttattttatcttgaattttctcatttacttgttttgtttagttgaaTCATTATTTctataagccattttttttttaaatgtttgtttaagtCACGTACAATAGTATTTAGTTTTGTTAAATTAGTGTAGTTCTTAGAGTTAACtaagttaaatacacaaaagcTTATAAATTGTTTATACCAATCCCTGAGGAGATCGACCTTActtgagccattctatactacaacacttgttctcttgcaagaattttctatggtttaaccccttgttttacaagtggtaaaatcGCTATCATCATCAGCATTTGTCTGTACATAAGAAGATATATGTGGAGGAGCATGCCTCAATCAAGAAGTAAgattctctctccttctattttcaTCCCCTTCCCTCACCTCCTCACAcactttgttttttgtcttattgtctttataaaaaaattaatatcagATATTGACATGACTTAACCGTAATCATTCAagtaggaggggagagaatcctcctcTCTCAATCAAGGCCCCGGGGATAATTACTGGTTCCTTACCACAACTCAAGTAAAGAAACATGAACCCTCACATAATTAACTGGGATGGTAATAGTTTATCTCCAAAGATAATAATACGTACATACAAAAAATTATGGGCTCCAGCAGCTCATGAGCTCTTACATAGTGAAGTGAGAGAGCTTGCTTTCTTAATCTTCTTCTTCTATATATACTATCTCAAACCTGAAAACAACTTCAAGGTACAATTTGTCTCGTACGTCCTCTTCTGTTCTGTATATACACATTCATTCATTCAGGACTCTCAAATACAAGAGACCAAATTAATGCTTGACTAGCAAGGCCTCCATCTCGGTTTTTCTTGCAGCATGTTTCAGTTTCTCTAGAGCAACGAGTCCAACTTGCCTAACCCTTTCTCTGGACAATCCTATACTGGAGTTCACATTATAACACGGTCAAATCAACGTGATGCAAAAGACATTAAGACTAAGGTAGTTTGATGCATGTTAGGCCCTTATTTGGACTCACCGTTTACTAATGTCCTCCCATGTAAGGCATTCATTATCCAGACCATAGTAAAGCCGTATGATCTCTCTTTCCCGTTCCCCAAGCATCATATTTATGAGCTTGTTTACTTCATCCTGCAATACATACAGAGATTAGAATCTTTTAACTATTCATAATCAGCGACATGAATTTCAGCAAATCTTCCAAAACATGCGAACACAACACGTGCACACACAAGTAACTACAAATGTACCTACTACCTAAGAGGATATTAATCATCAATTTCCTTTCTACCATAAATGTTTTTCATTTCTACGATGCGAATCTTACAGGATTATCATACAAATGGACCATTAAAGCCTTTTTTCTATTACATTCACAGGTTGGTTCGCCTTATGTTTTCTATGTGACTCAATTTACTTTTTAAACACATAAACCTACTGATTCAGTGTGACTACAACTACCTATATTCTGAAGGGAAATGAAAAGGATGAGTATTGAGTATTCTTAGAGTCCAATCTGCTAGATGCCAATCCCAGTGCTGGAATCCAGATTTACTGGAAATTCAAAGAAAATGATGATTCGTctatttttttatcttcttaaCTCTCATTATTACTTGAAATATGAGAGGCAAGGTGAAATCCTTTGCCTTCTAAAGGTAAGAAGTAACCTTTAAGATGTAGCTATTTTTAAGGGAATGTAGCAGATTATGGTAATCAGCTTTAAAGAATCGTTTAAAATCAAAccaatttgtttttttcttcaaggaacttttaatatatatttttttatctgGAGGTGCTTGAACTATCTCCTTTTACTGTTGTTTCTTTTGTCCCTCTTCTTACCTTGAGTGCCCACGCATCCACCCCATTCCATGGGATGTTCTCAAGGCGATTATCTGCAATGTACTGTAAACGAAAAATCGTAAAGGAGATGGTCAGTTACGAGATGGAAAACTGACAAGCAAGGAATAGAAATTTTACTGAACTGGAATGGTGGAAATTGAGGTGATGTAATCGACACTTACACTATGATGAGTTTCTCCTGGAAGTCCATTCAAAGAGGGGAATGCGTCCCTATCAAGTGAAAAAACCTTGCTGATTGCCTACAGATTAAGAAACTCCATGGTCAGCATGGAGATAACATAAGAATACAATAAAACAGAATACCACAAGCACTTGGTACCTCTGTAGCATTCCTAACTTTCTTTTTGGACATATTCAGACTTTCTGCGATTCTCTGATATTGAATGTAATACAAGAAGCACATATCAGCCAAGAGAAGAGTGATAAATCAACATTGTCGTTGTAAGTAAAAAAACATTATAAACTTATGTTGCTGGCATCAGCATGTTCACAGATTTCTTGTGAGCAAACCAATTGCTATCTGAAGATAATAACAAAAGACTTACATCAATTGATGGAGTTATTCCTTTCTCTTCCAGTCTAATTTTTGCATTTCTGATTAAACCTAACCTCTCGTGCAAATGTGTTGGCAGTCTCAAGGTTTTGGAATTTTCAACCAGTGCTCTTGAAACACCCTGAGAATATAAGGAAAAACTAACCAGCGTTAGTTTAACCAATCAGTCAAAATCATCTACCATTTCAAGGGGAAATATTGGCATTACCTGACGTATCCACCAGTAAACATAAGTAGAAATTTTGAACCCCTTTGAAGAATCAAATTTTTCAATCCCACGCAATAGTCCGATTAACCCGCCCTAAATAAGAGACAGTGAGCTTCGCACATGAGATTCCAATCACATTCTGTCTAAAGTTACAGTTGTTTGGGTCTATATATTGGGGTCTCATATATgaagtaagaaaagaaaaataacctgGATTAGGTCAGCCATTTCAGCGCCCATATTATCATATTTTTGAGCAATGGACATGACCAGACGAACATTGCTCATTGCCAGCTTCTCTCTTGCCAAAGAACATTCAATCAACTTTGACTTTAATTCAGCACGGGAAATCCTCAATGAAGTCGCAAGCTGTTCATCAGAGGGCTCACATCCCAGTCTCTCCTTCAGTCTGGAGATCCAAATGCAAGGATTAGGATTAGAAACAACCAGATAACAACAAAACTTTTTCTTTTGGAAGGAATCAGTCTCCATAAAGGTCAACTTACTCGGAAGAATACTCAATTAAAACGGTAAGAAAAAGGTATACTCCACCCCAATTACTTACCACATACACCCACACCCACACTCCTCACCCTGTAAAAAGAAGAACTACGCGCTTATTGGGAATAAGTTACATAACTTGGCAAGTTGAAAAGGGTTTTGGCAAACAATATACTTTCTAACTTTATATTTAGTTTTTAGCCAATAAATCATTGTTTCAGTATTTGTACTGTGATCACTTTGCATGTCTTGTCCTGGACATCATTGACCCACTTAAATTCAGTACTTATGAATCCTACAATATGGAAAGGAATTAAGTGTTATAACCTTGATTTATGTTCCTCAACAGAAaggccaattttaattttctttgacAGGCGCACAACCTCAGTGTGAGTCAGCAAATCCTCACTAAGAACACCCTTCACATAACCCTTTAAACGACTCTGAAGCAGCTCTGGACTGATGACTGGTCTCAAAGAGTTATTGGTGCTAGGTTGCGTTAAACAACGGTTTAAGTTGAAAGCATTCCTCCTATAACTCATTCTCCTGTGGCGAGCAGATACCCCAGAACAAGTGACTGGTATCCTCTTGTTAGTTGCTGTTTTTATTGTTGAATCcgtaaatatttttttctcgAAGGAAAGATTCCATTGCTTTTCGAGCATAGACTTCTGTAGCAAAAGAAGTGCGTCCACTGAATATTCAAGATCGGAGCTTTCCTCCTCCAAGTCATTGAAGTCGTGAAACCATTGCTGTGCTGTTGAGGAAGGAGCAGAGGCAGCGTCGACCTGGTCTTTGAGAGCCCTACTGGAGTGGTCAGCTCGATTGGAAGATGAAAATCTGGAACTGGTGTAGTTGGAATTAGACTTTCTGGCGGTGACAAGATTCTTTGTTGAAGAGAAATGGCAATGTAAGAAGGCATGGTCATTGAGATGAAAGAGCTTTTCTGTGACATCTGAATAataagaggaggaggaggaactCAAGAGCCTCTTCCCAGTAGTAAGGCCAATAACAGCAGCTATGGCCATCATATGGCTTTTCCTTGTGTGTAAAGAATTACCATAACAGTAACAGTTGCTCTCTTATTTTAtgaatatgtatgtatgtagatATAGCTTGAGTAACCCAAGAGCAAGAGCAGATTTGTTGAGTTGTTGTAGGA
Proteins encoded in this region:
- the LOC126629780 gene encoding RNA polymerase sigma factor sigA-like isoform X1, whose product is MMAIAAVIGLTTGKRLLSSSSSSYYSDVTEKLFHLNDHAFLHCHFSSTKNLVTARKSNSNYTSSRFSSSNRADHSSRALKDQVDAASAPSSTAQQWFHDFNDLEEESSDLEYSVDALLLLQKSMLEKQWNLSFEKKIFTDSTIKTATNKRIPVTCSGVSARHRRMSYRRNAFNLNRCLTQPSTNNSLRPVISPELLQSRLKGYVKGVLSEDLLTHTEVVRLSKKIKIGLSVEEHKSRLKERLGCEPSDEQLATSLRISRAELKSKLIECSLAREKLAMSNVRLVMSIAQKYDNMGAEMADLIQGGLIGLLRGIEKFDSSKGFKISTYVYWWIRQGVSRALVENSKTLRLPTHLHERLGLIRNAKIRLEEKGITPSIDRIAESLNMSKKKVRNATEAISKVFSLDRDAFPSLNGLPGETHHSYIADNRLENIPWNGVDAWALKDEVNKLINMMLGEREREIIRLYYGLDNECLTWEDISKRIGLSRERVRQVGLVALEKLKHAARKTEMEALLVKH
- the LOC126629780 gene encoding RNA polymerase sigma factor sigA-like isoform X2 gives rise to the protein MMAIAAVIGLTTGKRLLSSSSSSYYSDVTEKLFHLNDHAFLHCHFSSTKNLVTARKSNSNYTSSRFSSSNRADHSSRALKDQVDAASAPSSTAQQWFHDFNDLEEESSDLEYSVDALLLLQKSMLEKQWNLSFEKKIFTDSTIKTATNKRIPVTCSGVSARHRRMSYRRNAFNLNRCLTQPSTNNSLRPVISPELLQSRLKGYVKGVLSEDLLTHTEVVRLSKKIKIGLSVEEHKSRLKERLGCEPSDEQLATSLRISRAELKSKLIECSLAREKLAMSNVRLVMSIAQKYDNMGAEMADLIQGGLIGLLRGIEKFDSSKGFKISTYVYWWIRQGVSRALVENSKTLRLPTHLHERLGLIRNAKIRLEEKGITPSIDRIAESLNMSKKKVRNATEAISKVFSLDRDAFPSLNGLPGETHHSYIADNRLENIPWNGVDAWALKDEVNKLINMMLGEREREIIRLYYGLDNECLTWEDISKRIVQRKG